From one Rubrobacter xylanophilus genomic stretch:
- the dnaG gene encoding DNA primase — protein MRIARQSIEELRETADIVEVASEFTALRRQGTRFVGLCPYPDHQEKTPSFSVSPEKGFYYCFGCSRGGDAIKLVEDLKSLPFAEAVAHLAERYNIELRFEGGAPPEKTSRRREIHKALAAAAVYYHRVLMRSKSQEAERARRYLLGRGLNVSTIGEFRVGLAPSGGGFVGTAARLGFGRGVLEAAGLLSRGGRERFSGRITFPISDRRGRIAGFGARVLGEGGPKYLNSPETEVFDKRNLLYGFPQVMEAMRRERVALVVEGYTDVLMLYQSGVRNAVATLGTSITASHLRLLSGYADEIYILFDPDAAGEKAVERAAAAAAELKLGLKVLRLPEDPADWLRGHTGEEFLELLPGAESALSYVLRRKAERVRLADTAERARALEEVRALLQKIEDPVFRHDAQRLASEALGVAPHVLVPDRGRGEERRRSVSTAELRDPHEEAGRDVLALMLVRQDLVSDFLREGFPVAGLDAPLRFDAEDFATARQARLFELLQHRVGIAVDHLLSDEELRPFADLLAALVETGERLRPSTTAAREICLRLAILSRQRRKRQTTDISRKEALQSEIRLLREAQRTLASREA, from the coding sequence ATGAGGATCGCACGCCAGAGCATCGAAGAGCTGCGTGAAACCGCCGACATAGTGGAGGTCGCCTCGGAGTTCACCGCCCTCCGACGCCAGGGAACGCGCTTCGTCGGCCTCTGTCCTTATCCCGATCATCAGGAGAAGACCCCCTCCTTCAGCGTCTCACCGGAGAAGGGCTTCTACTACTGCTTCGGATGTTCCCGCGGCGGGGACGCCATAAAACTCGTCGAAGACCTGAAGTCCCTCCCCTTCGCCGAAGCGGTGGCTCACCTCGCCGAGCGCTACAACATAGAACTGCGCTTCGAAGGAGGCGCCCCTCCGGAGAAGACGAGCCGCCGCCGCGAGATCCACAAAGCCCTCGCCGCAGCAGCGGTCTACTACCACAGAGTCTTGATGAGATCTAAATCTCAGGAAGCTGAAAGGGCCCGGCGTTACCTCTTGGGGCGCGGCCTTAATGTTTCTACTATAGGAGAATTCAGGGTTGGGCTCGCTCCGTCTGGTGGGGGATTTGTGGGGACGGCGGCGAGGCTGGGGTTTGGACGGGGGGTATTGGAGGCGGCTGGGCTACTATCGCGTGGAGGACGGGAGAGGTTTTCGGGGAGGATCACGTTTCCCATCTCCGACCGGCGGGGGCGGATTGCGGGGTTTGGGGCGCGGGTTTTGGGGGAGGGGGGGCCGAAGTATCTAAATTCTCCCGAGACGGAGGTCTTCGACAAGCGCAATCTGCTGTACGGCTTTCCGCAGGTGATGGAGGCGATGCGGCGGGAGCGGGTTGCGCTGGTGGTCGAGGGGTATACGGACGTGCTCATGCTCTACCAGTCGGGGGTGAGGAACGCGGTGGCCACGTTGGGCACCTCGATCACCGCTTCCCACCTGCGATTGCTCAGTGGTTATGCCGATGAGATCTACATACTCTTCGACCCCGATGCGGCGGGGGAGAAGGCGGTGGAGCGGGCTGCCGCAGCGGCAGCGGAGCTGAAGCTGGGACTGAAGGTGCTCCGGCTTCCGGAGGATCCCGCAGACTGGCTGCGCGGTCACACGGGCGAGGAGTTTCTGGAGTTGTTGCCGGGGGCCGAGTCCGCGCTCAGCTACGTGCTGCGCCGGAAGGCCGAGAGGGTCCGTTTGGCCGATACCGCGGAGAGGGCACGTGCTCTGGAGGAGGTCCGCGCACTCCTCCAGAAGATAGAGGATCCTGTCTTCCGGCACGATGCCCAGCGCCTCGCTTCCGAGGCGCTGGGGGTCGCTCCTCACGTCCTTGTCCCGGACCGGGGGAGGGGAGAGGAGCGCCGGCGTTCGGTCTCCACTGCGGAGCTGAGGGACCCGCACGAGGAAGCCGGGCGCGACGTCCTCGCCCTCATGCTGGTGCGCCAGGATCTGGTCTCCGACTTCCTGCGCGAGGGGTTTCCGGTGGCAGGTCTCGATGCCCCCTTGCGGTTCGATGCGGAAGATTTCGCCACGGCCCGCCAGGCCCGGCTCTTCGAATTGCTGCAGCACCGCGTCGGCATCGCCGTAGATCATTTGCTCTCCGACGAGGAGCTTCGGCCTTTCGCCGACCTCCTTGCCGCGCTCGTAGAGACCGGAGAGCGGCTCCGGCCCTCCACGACGGCAGCCCGCGAGATCTGCCTGCGCCTCGCCATCCTGAGCCGTCAGCGGAGAAAGCGCCAGACGACGGACATATCCCGCAAAGAGGCCCTGCAGTCCGAAATACGGCTGCTCCGCGAAGCCCAGCGCACCCTCGCCTCCCGGGAGGCTTGA
- a CDS encoding deoxyguanosinetriphosphate triphosphohydrolase, producing MSALRELARTRSSGRLRPEPPDGLRNEFQRDRDRIIHAKAFRRLMHKTQVFIAPDGDHFRTRLTHTLEMMQISRTVARALGLNEDLTEAIALGHDLGHTPFGHVGEEALSRVLSAHGRTFRHNEHSLRVVDRLEKNGAGLNLTMEVRDGILHHTGPGEPSTLEGCIVRLADRIAYVNHDVDDAIRAGIISAGDLPEGPIRVLGERMSRRIDTLVRDMVAESERRGEISLSEPVHEALMSLRSWLFDNVYRSPRSRESEKAAGVICTLFEYYLEHPGERARSDPDPVTETVDFVAGMTDRYALAAYRRIFLPRTDTIFS from the coding sequence GTGAGCGCCCTGAGGGAGCTGGCCCGTACCCGTAGCTCGGGACGGCTCCGTCCCGAGCCACCCGACGGCCTGCGCAACGAGTTCCAGCGAGACAGGGACCGGATAATCCACGCCAAGGCGTTCCGGAGGCTCATGCACAAGACCCAGGTTTTCATAGCCCCGGACGGAGACCACTTCCGCACCCGGCTCACCCACACGCTGGAGATGATGCAGATCTCCCGCACCGTCGCCCGGGCTCTGGGGCTCAACGAGGATCTCACCGAGGCCATAGCGCTGGGCCATGATCTGGGGCATACTCCTTTCGGCCATGTCGGGGAGGAGGCGCTCTCGCGGGTGCTCTCGGCCCACGGTAGAACCTTTCGCCACAACGAACACTCCCTGCGGGTCGTGGACCGCCTGGAGAAGAACGGAGCCGGACTCAACCTGACCATGGAGGTCAGGGACGGCATCCTGCACCACACCGGCCCCGGCGAGCCCTCCACGCTCGAGGGGTGCATCGTCCGGCTGGCCGACCGGATAGCCTACGTGAACCACGACGTGGACGACGCCATCAGGGCCGGCATCATCTCCGCCGGAGATTTGCCGGAGGGCCCCATCCGGGTTCTCGGGGAGAGGATGAGTCGCCGGATAGACACCCTGGTGCGCGACATGGTCGCCGAGTCGGAGAGGAGAGGAGAGATCTCCCTCTCCGAACCCGTACACGAGGCGCTGATGTCGCTCCGTTCGTGGCTCTTCGACAACGTCTACCGCAGCCCGCGCTCCCGGGAGAGCGAGAAAGCCGCCGGTGTGATCTGCACGCTCTTCGAGTACTACCTGGAACACCCCGGGGAACGGGCGAGGAGCGACCCCGACCCCGTCACCGAGACCGTGGATTTCGTCGCCGGTATGACCGACCGCTACGCGCTCGCCGCATACCGGAGGATCTTCCTCCCCCGAACCGATACCATCTTTAGCTGA
- the recO gene encoding DNA repair protein RecO, with protein MALYRSRGIVLRSIRYGEADRILDIYTQEAGLISCIAKGIRRTRSRFGARLEPFSCADFMAYHGRTLDTITQAESLRSFRGVRERLDRLEAAAGMARMLRALSGEAPDRRVFNLLYRALDALENTEGGFGLVEAAFGLKLAVISGYAPRMDECAGCGEELAEAARFAPGAGSFLCRDCSGFSGDSFPVPPGTLGRIRRLAALALKEVPLEGGPEEPVRRVVRAHVMAHAPGAASLAAPAAGRS; from the coding sequence GTGGCGCTCTACAGGAGTAGGGGGATAGTACTCCGATCCATCCGCTACGGGGAGGCAGACCGGATCCTGGACATCTACACCCAGGAGGCGGGGCTCATCTCCTGTATAGCCAAGGGCATCCGCCGCACCCGCTCCCGTTTCGGAGCCCGTCTCGAGCCCTTCTCCTGCGCGGACTTCATGGCCTACCACGGACGCACGCTGGACACGATCACCCAGGCGGAATCGCTGCGCAGCTTCCGCGGCGTCCGCGAGCGTCTGGATCGCCTGGAGGCCGCCGCCGGGATGGCGAGGATGTTGCGCGCCCTCTCCGGCGAGGCGCCGGACAGGAGGGTCTTCAACCTCCTCTACCGCGCCCTCGACGCCCTCGAGAACACGGAGGGTGGTTTCGGGCTCGTGGAGGCGGCCTTCGGGCTCAAGCTGGCGGTCATCTCCGGCTACGCCCCCCGCATGGACGAGTGCGCCGGCTGCGGGGAGGAACTCGCGGAGGCGGCTCGCTTCGCGCCGGGCGCGGGGAGTTTTCTGTGCCGCGACTGCTCCGGGTTCTCCGGAGACTCCTTCCCCGTGCCGCCCGGCACCCTCGGCCGGATCCGGAGGCTTGCCGCTCTCGCCCTCAAGGAAGTTCCCCTGGAAGGCGGCCCCGAGGAGCCCGTGCGCCGGGTGGTTCGGGCCCACGTGATGGCCCACGCTCCGGGTGCGGCTTCGCTGGCGGCTCCGGCCGCTGGACGATCGTGA
- the deoC gene encoding deoxyribose-phosphate aldolase produces MRVREFAKTIDHTLLRPDATERDIVRLCEEAAHYHFAAVCVPPCHVRRAARELRGVDVKVATVISFPFGADVTPVKAAAAREAISSGASELDVVMNVSKFLSGDFNYVADELLAIMQEVGVAAINNGLTDVVVKVIIETAYLSDKMKRLAAQIVAASGADFIKTSTGFAPAGATPEDVALLRQEAPDALAVKASGGIRTLQDALDMLNAGASRLGMSSSVAVMKEAESGALQE; encoded by the coding sequence ATGAGGGTGCGGGAGTTTGCCAAGACCATAGACCACACCCTTCTGCGGCCCGATGCGACCGAGCGGGACATCGTGCGGCTTTGCGAGGAGGCGGCCCATTACCACTTCGCGGCGGTGTGTGTGCCGCCCTGCCACGTACGGCGGGCCGCCAGGGAGCTGCGAGGCGTGGACGTAAAGGTGGCGACCGTGATCTCCTTCCCCTTCGGGGCCGACGTTACGCCGGTGAAGGCTGCGGCTGCCCGGGAGGCGATCTCCTCCGGTGCCTCGGAACTGGACGTGGTGATGAACGTCTCCAAGTTCCTCTCGGGGGACTTCAACTACGTGGCGGACGAGCTTCTGGCCATAATGCAGGAGGTCGGCGTCGCCGCCATAAACAACGGGCTCACCGACGTGGTGGTCAAGGTGATCATCGAGACCGCCTATCTCTCGGACAAGATGAAGCGGCTGGCGGCCCAGATAGTGGCGGCCAGCGGGGCGGATTTCATCAAGACCTCCACCGGCTTTGCGCCCGCGGGAGCGACCCCTGAGGACGTAGCTCTCCTGCGCCAGGAGGCCCCGGATGCGCTGGCGGTGAAGGCTTCGGGCGGCATCCGCACCCTGCAGGACGCCCTGGACATGCTCAACGCCGGTGCCTCGCGGCTGGGGATGAGCAGCAGCGTCGCGGTGATGAAGGAAGCGGAGAGTGGCGCTCTACAGGAGTAG
- the era gene encoding GTPase Era, giving the protein MQGREGEGFRSGFVAVVGRPNVGKSTLVNRLVGQKISIISPRPQTTRSPIRGVRNGPGYQVVFVDTPGSQKPRDTLRARMQERVLDSLAESDVVLCVLDASQAREGIGRGDRFVVELVARSKTPAIAAINKVDLLPRRDDALPIVDEVRKLADWEDVFLISATAGTNVEPLMEAVVRLLPPGPRYFPEGVVTDYPETLILAEYIREKALEVLREEVPHAVAVEIDEVERKGDLTVIYAIIHVERPSQRMIVLGKGGRTIKRIGTEARRDVERLLGTRIYLDLKVKVTPGWRSNRGFLERLGL; this is encoded by the coding sequence ATGCAGGGGCGGGAAGGGGAAGGTTTTCGCAGTGGGTTCGTCGCCGTCGTTGGGCGGCCCAACGTCGGCAAGAGCACCCTGGTCAACCGGCTGGTGGGGCAGAAGATCTCCATAATCTCCCCCAGACCCCAGACGACCCGCAGCCCGATCCGGGGAGTGCGCAACGGGCCGGGCTACCAGGTGGTCTTCGTGGATACTCCGGGTTCCCAGAAGCCTCGCGACACCCTCCGGGCGAGGATGCAGGAAAGGGTGCTCGACAGCCTCGCCGAGTCCGACGTCGTCCTCTGCGTGCTCGACGCCTCTCAGGCCAGAGAGGGGATCGGGCGCGGCGACAGGTTCGTCGTCGAGCTCGTGGCTCGCTCGAAGACCCCCGCGATAGCCGCGATCAACAAAGTCGACCTCCTTCCCCGCAGGGACGACGCCCTGCCCATAGTGGACGAGGTGAGAAAGCTGGCCGACTGGGAGGACGTCTTCCTCATCAGCGCCACAGCCGGGACCAACGTGGAACCCCTGATGGAGGCGGTCGTCCGCCTGCTGCCGCCCGGCCCCCGCTACTTCCCCGAGGGTGTAGTCACCGACTACCCGGAGACCCTGATCCTGGCCGAGTACATCCGGGAGAAGGCACTCGAGGTCCTCAGGGAAGAGGTTCCCCACGCCGTGGCCGTCGAGATCGACGAGGTCGAGCGCAAGGGAGACCTCACCGTGATCTACGCCATCATCCACGTCGAGCGCCCCTCCCAGAGGATGATCGTCCTCGGCAAGGGCGGCCGGACCATAAAACGCATCGGAACCGAGGCCCGCCGCGACGTGGAGCGTCTCCTCGGCACCAGAATATACCTGGACCTGAAAGTGAAGGTTACCCCCGGCTGGCGGAGCAACCGGGGGTTCCTGGAGCGGCTGGGGTTATAA
- a CDS encoding cytidine deaminase, translating to MQETKVDPERAMRAAREAAARAYAPYSRFCVGATLVTGDGALYSGCNVENASYGLSMCAERNAIGAMVLAGGDRRVEFVAVHSPQAAPCLPCGACRQVLREFGCRAVVVEEGGALRTYPFEEILPNAFGPEAL from the coding sequence TTGCAAGAGACGAAGGTGGACCCCGAGCGCGCGATGCGGGCCGCCCGTGAGGCGGCCGCCCGCGCCTACGCTCCGTACAGCCGGTTCTGTGTGGGCGCCACGCTGGTCACCGGCGATGGGGCGCTGTACTCGGGATGTAACGTGGAGAACGCTTCCTACGGGCTCTCCATGTGCGCCGAGCGCAACGCGATCGGCGCGATGGTGCTTGCGGGCGGCGACCGCCGGGTAGAGTTCGTCGCGGTCCACAGCCCGCAGGCCGCCCCCTGCCTGCCGTGTGGTGCCTGCAGGCAGGTGCTGCGGGAGTTCGGGTGCAGGGCGGTGGTCGTGGAGGAGGGGGGAGCCTTGCGGACCTACCCGTTCGAGGAGATCCTGCCGAACGCCTTCGGTCCGGAGGCCCTCTGA
- a CDS encoding diacylglycerol kinase — MGGRDERKGGLQQPLTRSFDHAYRGIVYAVRSQRNMQIHVSVAALVLLGSLLLGVSALELALLVLVITLVLVTEMLNTALEFAVDLVTREYHPLAKLAKDVSAGAVLISSLGAVLVGYLVLADDLGPLTLEVFMDIRRWPGHLTLVALGVTTLAVLLLKALTRSPHAFYGGMPSGHAAVAFAGWVAASFIAAEGGAREYAGLVSLITLLMALLVCQSRVESGIHSFYQVLAGAVLGSLLAVAIFQFL, encoded by the coding sequence ATGGGCGGTAGGGATGAGCGCAAGGGTGGGCTGCAGCAGCCTCTTACCCGGAGCTTCGACCACGCCTACCGGGGGATCGTTTACGCGGTCCGCAGCCAGCGCAACATGCAGATACACGTCTCGGTGGCCGCGCTGGTGCTGCTCGGGAGTCTGCTGCTGGGGGTCAGCGCGCTGGAGCTCGCGCTTCTCGTGCTCGTCATCACGCTGGTGCTGGTGACCGAGATGTTGAACACCGCGCTCGAGTTCGCGGTGGATCTGGTGACCCGCGAGTACCATCCGCTGGCCAAGCTGGCGAAGGACGTCTCGGCCGGGGCCGTTCTCATCTCCAGCCTGGGGGCGGTGCTGGTGGGCTATCTCGTGCTGGCCGACGATCTCGGGCCTCTGACGCTCGAGGTGTTTATGGATATCCGGCGCTGGCCGGGGCACCTGACGCTGGTCGCGCTGGGGGTCACCACGCTCGCCGTGCTCCTGCTCAAGGCGCTGACCCGCTCGCCGCACGCCTTCTATGGCGGGATGCCCTCCGGGCACGCAGCGGTCGCCTTCGCCGGCTGGGTGGCGGCCAGTTTCATAGCCGCCGAAGGAGGAGCGAGGGAGTATGCCGGGCTGGTCTCCCTCATCACGCTTCTCATGGCGTTGCTGGTGTGTCAGAGTAGGGTAGAGAGTGGCATACACAGCTTCTATCAGGTTTTGGCGGGGGCGGTGCTCGGGAGCCTGCTGGCGGTGGCCATCTTTCAGTTTCTCTGA
- the ybeY gene encoding rRNA maturation RNase YbeY: protein MAFHVEVLNETGRPTTLTPERATELCRRAFVELGIDPERLGELSVALVKPEVIHDLNLRFRKKDAPTDVLSFEVDGPYGEMVGEVVICPECAEMSVEELVVHGVLHLAGMDHGEDFEASEMARVQARVMEMVRHGR, encoded by the coding sequence ATGGCCTTCCACGTCGAGGTGCTGAACGAAACCGGTCGCCCCACGACGCTCACCCCCGAACGCGCCACGGAGCTCTGCCGCCGGGCCTTCGTCGAGCTCGGCATTGACCCCGAACGTCTGGGTGAACTCTCTGTCGCGCTCGTGAAGCCTGAAGTGATACATGATCTGAACCTGAGGTTCAGGAAAAAGGATGCTCCGACGGACGTGCTCAGCTTCGAAGTGGACGGTCCCTACGGGGAGATGGTGGGGGAGGTGGTGATCTGTCCGGAGTGTGCGGAGATGAGCGTCGAGGAGCTGGTGGTGCACGGGGTGCTGCATCTTGCGGGGATGGATCACGGGGAGGACTTCGAGGCGAGCGAGATGGCCCGGGTGCAGGCTCGGGTGATGGAGATGGTGCGTCATGGGCGGTAG
- a CDS encoding HD family phosphohydrolase, whose product MRLYVVLTAITWLSLTAIIGFGSDPLVLLGLRDESGEYRVGMVAREDVYAPRSVTYIDPAATEQAWEEAASQAQPVYRQSGEVPEQVVSDVRAFFERVRQIRRSGAPVEDKMQRVSDAAPFFLPDEAVRTLVFMSPAEIEDTERYVVENLRELYGSAAVADDDVEELPVSVIRISEARARLSSAAAQDASGEVREMVDLLSRGFVEPNYVVDREATQRAREEAAAQVEPVRGSIQQGERIVARGEVLDREDIAQLEALRVIRDTTSWTVFLGVGLVVAAELWVAWYFIERFGRRIFKANAATRLVLAVSLTILFTLLARVFILLQFNPYLTPLAGLSVIGTILLGPRLMFLIVVVTSINVGIIAGNDFFLTAALLISAGFAIYTVVRVNARQELLRAGLLIAGVTAATTFAVSLIGGTNFSVALWQGALGLGNGLLSLMLAMVLLPLLEGAFNILTPMKLLELSDPGNPLLQELLRRAPGTFSHSMQVGNLAENAAKRIDANPLLARVGAYYHDIGKMEHPVYFVENQISQMNPHASLSPSLSAKIIKRHVKDGLEIGKAWGLPQEVLDMICEHHGTTRIEYFYRKALEESSDVTAVSEDDFRYSCGRPRSKESGILMLADSIEATVKAIPRPTPKRIEDVVEDTIRQRIEDGQFDECALTMREIQEVGDAIREALIGFLGPRVEYPESTPKKASPVKPTAT is encoded by the coding sequence ATGCGGCTGTACGTCGTCCTCACCGCCATCACCTGGCTCTCGCTCACCGCCATCATCGGCTTCGGTTCCGATCCATTGGTTCTGTTGGGGCTCAGGGACGAGAGTGGCGAGTACAGGGTCGGGATGGTGGCGCGGGAGGACGTCTACGCCCCGCGCAGCGTGACCTACATAGACCCGGCGGCCACGGAGCAGGCTTGGGAGGAGGCGGCCAGTCAGGCCCAACCCGTCTATCGTCAGAGCGGGGAGGTGCCCGAGCAGGTCGTCTCCGATGTCCGCGCGTTCTTCGAGCGGGTGCGTCAGATCCGACGTTCCGGCGCTCCGGTGGAGGATAAGATGCAGCGGGTTTCGGATGCCGCCCCGTTCTTCCTCCCCGACGAGGCCGTGCGCACCCTCGTCTTCATGAGCCCAGCAGAGATCGAGGACACCGAGCGTTACGTGGTCGAGAACCTGCGCGAGCTGTACGGTTCCGCCGCGGTCGCCGACGACGACGTGGAGGAGTTGCCGGTCTCTGTGATAAGGATCTCTGAGGCCCGGGCGAGGCTCTCCAGTGCCGCAGCTCAGGACGCCTCCGGAGAGGTGCGCGAGATGGTGGATCTGCTCAGCCGGGGGTTCGTGGAGCCGAACTACGTGGTGGATAGAGAGGCCACCCAGCGGGCCCGCGAGGAGGCTGCAGCGCAGGTCGAGCCGGTCCGGGGCAGCATCCAGCAGGGCGAGCGGATAGTAGCCCGGGGAGAGGTGCTGGACCGGGAGGATATCGCGCAGCTGGAGGCGCTGCGCGTGATCCGGGACACCACCTCCTGGACGGTCTTCCTGGGGGTTGGGCTGGTGGTCGCCGCCGAGCTGTGGGTCGCCTGGTACTTCATCGAGCGGTTCGGCAGGAGGATCTTCAAGGCCAACGCCGCCACCCGGCTGGTGCTCGCCGTCTCGCTCACCATCCTCTTCACGCTCCTGGCCCGCGTTTTCATCCTGCTGCAGTTCAACCCCTACCTCACCCCACTTGCCGGCCTCTCCGTGATCGGGACCATCCTCCTGGGGCCGCGGCTGATGTTCCTCATCGTCGTGGTGACCAGCATCAACGTGGGGATCATCGCGGGCAACGACTTCTTCCTGACGGCCGCGCTGCTGATCTCTGCCGGGTTCGCGATCTACACAGTGGTCAGGGTCAACGCCCGGCAGGAGCTGCTGCGAGCCGGGTTGCTCATAGCCGGCGTGACCGCGGCGACGACCTTCGCCGTGAGCCTCATCGGAGGCACCAACTTCTCTGTGGCGCTCTGGCAGGGGGCTCTGGGGCTCGGCAACGGTCTGCTCTCGCTGATGCTGGCGATGGTGCTGCTGCCGCTTTTGGAAGGGGCCTTCAACATCCTCACCCCCATGAAGCTGCTGGAGCTCTCCGACCCGGGCAACCCGCTGCTGCAGGAGCTTCTGCGTCGGGCGCCCGGCACCTTCTCCCACTCGATGCAGGTCGGCAACCTGGCCGAGAACGCCGCCAAGCGGATAGACGCCAACCCCCTTCTGGCCCGCGTCGGGGCCTACTACCACGACATCGGCAAGATGGAGCACCCCGTCTACTTCGTGGAGAACCAGATCTCCCAGATGAACCCCCACGCGAGCCTCTCCCCGAGCCTCTCGGCGAAGATCATCAAGCGCCACGTGAAGGACGGTCTGGAGATCGGCAAGGCCTGGGGACTCCCGCAGGAGGTGCTGGACATGATCTGCGAGCACCACGGCACCACCCGCATCGAGTACTTCTACCGGAAGGCCCTGGAGGAGAGCTCGGACGTGACGGCCGTGAGCGAAGACGACTTCCGTTATTCCTGCGGCCGGCCCCGCTCCAAAGAGTCCGGCATCCTCATGCTCGCCGACTCCATCGAAGCCACCGTGAAGGCCATACCCCGCCCGACCCCCAAGAGGATCGAAGACGTGGTGGAGGACACCATACGCCAGCGGATCGAAGACGGCCAGTTCGACGAATGCGCCCTCACCATGCGCGAGATACAGGAGGTGGGCGACGCAATCCGCGAGGCCCTGATCGGGTTCCTCGGCCCCCGGGTCGAATACCCGGAGTCCACGCCCAAAAAGGCATCGCCCGTGAAGCCGACCGCTACCTGA
- a CDS encoding PhoH family protein codes for MIPPGRVLEVFGDRDSVLRRVEELVGCEVIVRGNEILLRGREAEVERAEAVFNGLVELAEGGHHPTPETAERLYRMGPEGDGRRVLGDVILTHRGRRIAPKTRNQKVYTDAIRRSQITFGIGPAGTGKTYLAVALAVDALNRGEVNRIILTRPAVEAGESLGFLPGDVMAKVDPYFRPLYDALYEMVEPARFQAHLERGIIEIAPLAYMRGRTLNDAFIILDEAQNTTPQQMKMFLTRLGFGSRMVITGDVTQIDLPRGRVSGLQDAQRKLAGVEGVAFVDLGREDIVRSDLVMRIVDAYEEASEEREA; via the coding sequence GTGATCCCGCCGGGGCGGGTGCTGGAGGTCTTCGGTGATCGCGACTCGGTGTTGCGGCGGGTCGAGGAGCTCGTCGGCTGCGAGGTGATCGTGAGGGGCAACGAGATACTCCTGCGCGGCCGCGAGGCCGAGGTCGAGAGGGCCGAGGCCGTCTTCAACGGGCTCGTCGAGCTCGCCGAGGGTGGACATCATCCCACGCCGGAGACCGCCGAGCGGCTCTATAGGATGGGACCCGAGGGCGACGGACGGCGGGTGCTCGGGGACGTCATCCTCACCCACCGGGGGAGGCGCATCGCGCCGAAGACCAGGAACCAGAAGGTCTACACCGATGCCATACGGCGCAGCCAGATCACTTTCGGCATAGGCCCGGCGGGTACCGGGAAGACCTATCTAGCGGTGGCGCTGGCGGTGGATGCGCTCAACCGGGGGGAGGTCAACAGGATCATCCTCACCCGGCCCGCCGTGGAGGCCGGGGAGTCGCTCGGGTTCCTCCCGGGGGACGTGATGGCCAAGGTCGACCCCTACTTCCGGCCGCTGTACGATGCTCTGTACGAGATGGTCGAACCCGCCAGATTCCAGGCGCATCTGGAGCGCGGTATAATCGAGATAGCACCGCTTGCCTACATGAGAGGCCGGACGTTGAACGACGCCTTCATAATCCTCGACGAGGCCCAGAACACCACCCCGCAGCAGATGAAGATGTTCCTCACCCGGCTGGGCTTCGGCTCCAGGATGGTCATCACCGGGGACGTCACCCAGATAGACCTCCCGCGGGGTCGGGTGAGCGGTCTGCAAGACGCCCAGCGCAAACTCGCCGGGGTCGAGGGGGTGGCCTTCGTGGATCTCGGGCGGGAGGACATCGTGCGCAGTGACCTGGTGATGCGCATAGTCGACGCCTACGAAGAAGCCAGCGAGGAGAGGGAAGCCTAG
- a CDS encoding GatB/YqeY domain-containing protein, whose product MSIAERIQQDIKRAMKERDRARLGALRMINAALENARIEAGKPLSEEEEMAVLRRQLKQREESARAFREGGRPERAEAEEAEAEVVRGYLPEPLSGEEMDRLVEQAIRETGATGMKDMGAVMGRAMQLAGGRAEGRELAARVRRRLQ is encoded by the coding sequence ATGAGCATCGCCGAGCGGATACAACAGGACATCAAGCGGGCGATGAAAGAGCGGGATCGAGCGCGGCTCGGGGCGCTTCGGATGATCAACGCCGCGCTCGAGAACGCCCGCATAGAGGCGGGGAAGCCCCTGAGCGAGGAGGAGGAGATGGCGGTGCTCCGCCGCCAGCTCAAACAGCGGGAGGAATCCGCCCGGGCCTTCCGGGAAGGCGGGCGGCCCGAGCGCGCGGAAGCCGAGGAGGCCGAGGCCGAGGTCGTGCGCGGTTATTTGCCCGAGCCGCTCTCCGGTGAGGAGATGGATCGGCTGGTGGAGCAGGCCATACGCGAGACCGGGGCCACCGGCATGAAGGACATGGGCGCGGTCATGGGGCGCGCCATGCAGCTCGCCGGGGGGCGTGCCGAGGGGCGGGAGCTCGCGGCGCGGGTGCGCCGGAGGTTGCAGTAG